From Rubripirellula reticaptiva, the proteins below share one genomic window:
- a CDS encoding FecR family protein, producing the protein MSSPTDKQNLIADYAAGTIEADAFRELEKSLRRDAEFRRDFIEYLNLDSSLSDLAALSDSEFDAINSEHAFLPEIAVVVPSLSWQKSFVLGGIAAAVLLTVGIVWFTPTTEPVTTNAAGTVEIISLDAARLAGVDQDVRVGDRLDCSRIRLETGTIRVRLDSGVILDLYGPLEGSLESSMRLRLTQGRLNADVGEFGQGFTIVTDHGEIIDLGTRFGVDVSDDEASVAVFDGEVKVKSQGDANMRGPIKVFEGEGVRLRKGRRPRRLSAVWLSQEEFNLSASDASSTVVDVTDNSKMDGFHRFYGIMAGGMREGTIAYTSHASTPRPDVFWHAAEGEEFPAELLGADVVCPFHIDRQEQTLSISLQLGGSANVYVMHDLRRKPSAWLQNDFQKTQFTLRSGPWRPVSPLVQGIEPNRDGDLYVQYSVWKKRVDVAGSVKLGPPQTDGDRGNKAMYGIAVKGISKQ; encoded by the coding sequence ATGAGTAGCCCAACCGACAAGCAAAATCTGATTGCAGACTATGCAGCCGGAACCATTGAAGCCGATGCTTTCCGCGAGCTCGAAAAATCGCTTCGCAGGGATGCGGAGTTTCGACGTGATTTCATCGAGTACCTGAATCTGGATTCATCGCTATCTGACTTGGCCGCACTCTCGGATTCGGAATTCGATGCGATCAATTCTGAGCACGCATTTCTTCCTGAAATCGCCGTTGTCGTTCCAAGTTTATCTTGGCAAAAAAGTTTCGTATTGGGCGGAATCGCTGCTGCTGTACTCCTGACTGTTGGAATCGTCTGGTTCACGCCAACGACCGAACCGGTGACCACGAATGCGGCAGGCACTGTTGAAATCATTTCACTCGACGCGGCCAGGCTGGCTGGTGTCGATCAGGATGTCCGGGTTGGCGATCGGCTCGACTGTAGTCGAATTCGCCTCGAGACGGGAACCATTCGGGTTCGATTGGACAGCGGCGTTATCCTCGATTTGTACGGTCCGCTGGAAGGAAGCCTGGAGTCCTCGATGCGTTTGCGACTCACTCAGGGCCGGCTGAATGCGGATGTTGGCGAGTTTGGTCAGGGGTTTACGATCGTGACCGATCATGGAGAAATCATTGATCTTGGTACTCGATTTGGCGTCGACGTATCGGATGACGAAGCAAGCGTTGCTGTCTTCGACGGTGAAGTGAAAGTCAAATCGCAAGGCGATGCAAACATGCGCGGTCCGATAAAAGTCTTCGAAGGCGAAGGCGTCCGACTCCGCAAAGGGCGACGACCACGTCGGCTCTCCGCTGTCTGGCTGTCACAGGAAGAATTCAATCTGTCTGCGAGCGACGCGTCTTCGACTGTCGTCGACGTAACGGACAATTCGAAGATGGACGGTTTTCACCGTTTCTATGGCATCATGGCAGGTGGCATGCGTGAAGGGACGATCGCCTATACGTCGCATGCCTCCACTCCTCGCCCGGACGTTTTTTGGCATGCCGCGGAAGGCGAAGAGTTTCCTGCCGAGTTGCTCGGTGCAGATGTCGTTTGCCCGTTCCACATCGATCGGCAAGAACAGACGCTGAGTATTTCCCTACAGCTTGGCGGATCCGCAAACGTTTATGTCATGCACGACCTGCGCCGGAAGCCTTCTGCTTGGCTACAGAATGATTTTCAAAAAACTCAGTTCACACTTCGCAGCGGTCCATGGCGACCGGTGAGTCCTTTAGTCCAGGGTATCGAACCAAATCGCGATGGTGACCTCTACGTTCAGTACTCGGTCTGGAAGAAACGTGTTGATGTTGCGGGCAGTGTTAAACTTGGTCCCCCGCAGACGGATGGCGACCGAGGAAACAAGGCGATGTACGGCATCGCCGTCAAAGGCATCTCCAAGCAGTAA
- a CDS encoding sigma-70 family RNA polymerase sigma factor: MDEETANKNEVFLTLFTANEAAIRAFVRRLVPTQQDTADVMQGIALVLWRKFHELDDHAGFRKWAFRVARYESLGWLRDKCRDRHVLSEDVIHLLAEESTRREAWLAAQREALDECLEKLPKQQRQLVLAAYSPEVEIQQVAQQSGRTVGAFYQWLHRTRLQLIECTRRTLQTEGPL; the protein is encoded by the coding sequence ATGGACGAAGAAACTGCGAACAAAAACGAGGTTTTCCTGACGCTGTTTACAGCGAATGAGGCGGCAATTAGGGCGTTCGTCCGCCGTTTGGTGCCAACTCAGCAGGATACCGCAGATGTGATGCAAGGGATCGCACTTGTCCTGTGGCGAAAATTTCACGAATTGGACGATCATGCTGGCTTCCGCAAGTGGGCGTTTCGTGTCGCTCGATACGAATCGCTGGGATGGCTACGTGACAAGTGTCGTGACCGGCATGTACTTTCCGAGGACGTGATTCACCTATTAGCTGAAGAGTCCACTCGGCGTGAAGCATGGTTGGCTGCGCAGCGTGAGGCGTTGGATGAATGTCTTGAAAAGCTGCCGAAACAGCAGAGACAACTTGTGCTAGCTGCCTATTCGCCGGAAGTCGAGATTCAGCAAGTTGCTCAGCAGAGCGGTCGGACGGTCGGTGCGTTTTATCAATGGTTGCACCGGACACGTTTGCAACTGATCGAATGTACCCGGCGGACTCTTCAAACGGAGGGACCGTTATGA
- a CDS encoding tRNA-uridine aminocarboxypropyltransferase: MRESQDTETAVPYAIRCVRCFRPMDRCYCDSVPSVDNQTNVLILQHRREREHPFNTARIVNMALKRCRLIVNHTPELARQFAETKLDANTVVLYPGDDVPLIGDFDLADRPTQLVVLDGTWHHTKTLMRDVPGLSSLPRVRLAPPQPGQYRIRREPNDHALSTLEAVVAALQQNEPESATVREQLDQLMATFHAMVDQQLKCPKSNWRANTRRTVGAPNTPRALLGSQENIVVVYGEQEQGDYRSTDDQPRPKHPAKPVYWMAQRMSSGETFEMAIENDCLNDSYFANRLQLSASQIQSAVSADEFRKQWQLFLRPSDILVVHHAGLAKLISVNKLCDHTCLILKAINAPDPESSTSVAPINETRAAERLANAIRLTLALSQQPTGKS; this comes from the coding sequence ATGCGTGAATCGCAAGATACCGAAACTGCAGTTCCTTATGCGATCCGCTGTGTCCGTTGCTTTCGACCGATGGATCGTTGCTACTGTGATTCGGTACCATCGGTTGACAATCAAACCAACGTGCTGATTCTGCAGCATCGCCGTGAACGTGAGCACCCGTTCAATACTGCGCGGATCGTCAACATGGCACTAAAACGGTGCCGTCTGATCGTGAACCACACGCCGGAATTGGCCCGCCAATTTGCGGAAACGAAGCTTGATGCCAACACAGTCGTACTCTACCCAGGTGATGATGTGCCGCTGATCGGCGATTTTGACTTGGCTGATCGCCCAACTCAACTTGTGGTGCTGGATGGTACATGGCACCACACCAAGACGCTGATGCGTGACGTGCCCGGTCTCTCGTCGCTACCACGCGTTCGACTGGCGCCTCCCCAACCTGGCCAATACCGAATCCGTCGGGAACCCAACGACCATGCGTTGTCGACTCTTGAAGCCGTCGTCGCTGCGTTACAGCAGAATGAACCGGAGTCGGCCACTGTCCGCGAACAATTGGACCAGTTGATGGCAACGTTCCACGCAATGGTCGACCAACAACTGAAATGCCCTAAATCGAACTGGCGTGCCAACACGCGTCGTACGGTGGGGGCACCCAACACACCCCGAGCCTTGCTGGGATCGCAAGAGAACATCGTGGTGGTCTACGGCGAACAGGAACAAGGAGACTATCGATCGACCGATGATCAACCTCGTCCCAAACATCCCGCCAAGCCTGTCTATTGGATGGCGCAGCGGATGAGTAGCGGCGAGACATTCGAGATGGCCATTGAAAACGATTGTCTGAACGACTCGTACTTTGCAAATCGACTGCAGCTGTCGGCGTCGCAAATACAGTCAGCCGTTTCGGCTGACGAATTCCGCAAACAATGGCAACTGTTTCTGCGTCCCAGCGATATTCTGGTCGTCCATCACGCGGGACTCGCCAAACTGATCAGCGTCAACAAACTTTGCGATCACACCTGTCTGATTTTGAAAGCGATCAACGCACCCGATCCAGAATCATCCACTAGCGTTGCCCCGATCAATGAAACTCGCGCCGCTGAACGCCTCGCCAACGCTATCCGCCTAACCCTTGCACTCAGCCAGCAACCGACGGGGAAATCGTAG
- a CDS encoding transglutaminase family protein has translation MSDTPIRYRISHRTHYSYSDAVAICQNQLRMQPRTGGRMTVHSSTIAIHPKPDSVFEHNDYFGNHVYSFAIESLHRELKVVASSDVTVATVSISPIHQDAGQPVFNDDIPWETIAAQSRPPLHMPLRILEYRCDSPRISVSDLFASYASKSFTPGRGILASSLDLTQRIHREFKYDSDATDVNTTTEKAFEIKAGVCQDFAHVQIACLRSLGIPARYVSGYLRTIPMKGVDRMVGADESHAWLSVYSGEAHGWIGCDPTNACFVGSQHIPICVGRDYSDVSPMRGVVLGGGTTSLRVSVDVEPIELVDTV, from the coding sequence GTGTCCGACACTCCTATTCGATATCGCATTTCTCATCGTACGCATTATTCGTACAGCGACGCGGTTGCGATTTGCCAAAACCAATTGCGAATGCAACCACGCACCGGCGGACGCATGACGGTTCACTCGTCGACAATCGCGATCCATCCGAAACCTGATAGCGTCTTCGAACACAACGACTACTTCGGCAACCACGTTTACTCGTTCGCTATCGAATCGTTGCACCGCGAATTGAAAGTCGTCGCCAGCAGTGATGTGACGGTCGCGACTGTTAGTATTTCACCCATTCACCAAGATGCCGGTCAGCCGGTATTCAATGACGACATTCCGTGGGAAACGATCGCCGCGCAGTCGCGTCCACCGTTGCACATGCCACTACGAATCCTCGAATACCGTTGCGACTCGCCTCGAATCTCGGTTTCGGATTTGTTCGCGTCCTACGCTAGCAAATCGTTCACGCCCGGGCGAGGGATTTTGGCATCAAGCTTAGATCTGACCCAGCGAATCCATCGTGAATTCAAGTACGATTCAGACGCGACAGACGTGAACACCACCACCGAAAAGGCGTTTGAAATCAAAGCAGGTGTTTGCCAAGACTTTGCTCACGTCCAAATTGCCTGCCTCCGATCGCTTGGGATTCCAGCACGTTATGTCAGCGGTTATTTGCGAACGATCCCGATGAAAGGGGTTGATCGCATGGTAGGCGCCGATGAGTCCCATGCTTGGTTGAGCGTGTACTCAGGCGAAGCTCACGGTTGGATCGGTTGCGACCCAACGAATGCGTGCTTTGTCGGCTCGCAGCACATTCCGATTTGCGTCGGCCGAGACTACAGCGACGTTAGCCCAATGCGGGGCGTCGTGCTGGGCGGTGGCACGACGTCGCTGCGAGTAAGCGTAGATGTAGAGCCGATCGAATTGGTCGACACGGTCTGA
- a CDS encoding circularly permuted type 2 ATP-grasp protein has product MTKFSLDEYRPAVDRYDECKAGDGTMRPSWETFAKHIETLGINGMSERTSTIDQLLSEHGTTFMFEDAEGSQNRPWNLSAVPLIIDSSAWAKLESGLAQRTRLLEAVLKDLLGRQRLIKERIIPAEILAANPMFQRAYHNLPSLGGIRLHITATDIARASDGSWWVVSDRTRAPSGLGYLLENRIITSRVFPHLVRQGSTRRLAKFFESLRNHLRSLAPEMRDNPRVALLTRGEDSYRGFEDAYLARYLGLTLVQGTDLAIRGGQLNLKTLGGLLPIEVLWRHVSDRKCDPLELGETSREGVSGLLRSVRGGHVAVANAIGSVMAQTPALMPFLAGANEFLFSEKLTLPSVATYWCGGATELNFVLANLETLSVRNAFGENSAPPIIASELSIEARKELVAAIKRKPFNYVAQEKLLHSTTPVWKDNHWQPWHVALRCFQLQTNRGVEVLPGAMARLSPTENQLGRSGTSGQLTQDVWVASDQPVDNETTLLPSPDATIVLKRSGDELPSRVAEHLFWLGRYAERGESIARLLRSTLIRLASENELDALPEVPRLIAALAAIGQIEPDYAIAPLEVAMPKLEDILPASVLDVSQPRGLQSTIRSVVHNASIVRDRLSIDAYRIIQHAEADLNAPLAERTIGRLIERMNGLIGDLLAFAGVISESFTRTHAWQFLEIGRRIERAYQTAELLSATLVPVGEGERAICEAVLETSDSLMTYRSRYLNLVQVAPTLDLLVTDESNPRSIRYQLDEIARVFEQLPNGKRVVGLGVDEKIAFDMLHHLRMADPNVLSNSGDSDRRVQLNRLLEHILDGLPELSNAIAARYLIHTGTTQSLTGVSPTVSLLHSKEAK; this is encoded by the coding sequence ATGACGAAATTTTCGCTCGACGAATACCGACCAGCCGTTGATCGGTACGACGAATGTAAAGCGGGTGACGGGACAATGCGCCCATCGTGGGAGACGTTTGCGAAACACATCGAAACTTTGGGCATCAATGGGATGTCCGAGCGAACGTCGACGATCGACCAATTGCTTAGCGAACATGGGACGACTTTCATGTTCGAAGACGCCGAAGGGAGCCAGAACCGTCCTTGGAATCTGTCAGCGGTTCCTCTGATCATCGACTCGTCGGCCTGGGCAAAGCTAGAGTCGGGGTTGGCCCAACGCACCCGCCTGCTCGAAGCGGTCTTAAAAGATTTACTCGGCCGGCAGCGACTGATCAAAGAACGGATCATCCCGGCGGAAATTTTGGCCGCCAACCCAATGTTCCAACGCGCTTATCACAATTTGCCAAGCCTCGGCGGGATCCGACTGCACATCACCGCGACTGACATTGCTCGCGCGTCGGACGGTTCATGGTGGGTTGTCAGTGACCGAACGCGAGCCCCCAGCGGGTTGGGTTACTTGCTTGAAAATCGGATTATCACCAGCCGTGTGTTTCCGCACTTGGTTCGTCAGGGCAGCACGCGTCGATTGGCTAAGTTTTTCGAATCGCTTCGCAATCACCTACGGTCGCTCGCCCCCGAAATGCGAGACAATCCACGAGTTGCGCTCCTGACTCGAGGCGAAGACAGTTACCGAGGCTTCGAAGATGCATATCTCGCTCGATATTTGGGGCTGACGCTTGTCCAAGGCACCGACTTGGCCATTCGTGGCGGCCAACTGAATTTGAAGACACTCGGTGGCCTGCTTCCAATCGAAGTTCTGTGGCGACATGTTTCGGATCGTAAATGCGACCCACTTGAATTGGGTGAGACATCGCGAGAAGGCGTTTCCGGTTTGCTGCGGTCAGTTCGCGGCGGCCACGTCGCCGTCGCCAATGCGATTGGAAGTGTCATGGCACAGACGCCGGCCCTGATGCCGTTCCTAGCGGGCGCGAATGAGTTTTTGTTTTCGGAAAAACTGACTTTGCCATCAGTTGCAACCTATTGGTGCGGTGGCGCGACCGAGCTTAATTTTGTCCTCGCCAATCTTGAAACACTGTCGGTTCGCAACGCATTCGGCGAAAACTCCGCACCGCCAATCATTGCATCAGAGCTTTCAATCGAAGCACGCAAGGAACTTGTTGCTGCGATCAAACGAAAACCGTTTAATTATGTGGCTCAAGAAAAACTGCTCCACAGCACCACACCGGTTTGGAAGGACAACCACTGGCAACCGTGGCACGTCGCGCTTCGGTGTTTTCAGTTACAAACCAATCGGGGTGTCGAGGTTCTGCCGGGCGCGATGGCGAGACTTAGTCCGACCGAGAATCAACTGGGGCGATCAGGAACCAGCGGCCAATTGACGCAAGATGTTTGGGTTGCCAGTGATCAACCGGTCGACAATGAAACCACCCTGCTGCCGTCACCCGACGCAACAATCGTCTTGAAACGTTCTGGTGACGAACTCCCCAGCCGTGTCGCTGAGCATCTGTTCTGGCTAGGACGGTACGCTGAACGCGGCGAGTCGATCGCGCGGCTGCTGCGATCGACACTGATTCGACTGGCTAGCGAAAACGAACTCGATGCATTGCCCGAAGTTCCCCGCCTGATCGCCGCGCTAGCTGCAATCGGCCAAATCGAACCTGACTACGCGATCGCACCTCTCGAAGTGGCGATGCCGAAATTGGAAGACATCTTGCCAGCGTCGGTGCTCGACGTCAGCCAGCCGCGTGGACTGCAGAGCACGATTCGATCGGTCGTTCATAATGCGTCAATCGTTCGAGACCGTCTGTCGATCGACGCGTATCGAATCATCCAGCATGCCGAGGCCGACTTGAACGCGCCTCTTGCCGAACGAACCATCGGTCGACTGATCGAACGGATGAACGGCTTGATCGGCGACCTACTAGCCTTCGCCGGCGTGATAAGCGAAAGTTTTACTCGCACGCACGCATGGCAATTTCTGGAAATTGGTCGACGAATCGAGCGGGCTTATCAAACAGCCGAGTTGTTGTCGGCCACCCTAGTACCGGTTGGCGAGGGCGAGCGAGCAATTTGCGAAGCCGTCTTGGAAACGTCAGACAGCTTGATGACGTATCGGTCCCGATATTTGAATCTAGTGCAAGTTGCGCCGACGTTGGACTTGCTTGTCACCGACGAATCGAATCCGCGATCGATCCGCTATCAGTTGGACGAGATCGCGCGAGTCTTCGAGCAACTGCCCAACGGCAAACGTGTTGTTGGTTTAGGCGTCGACGAAAAAATTGCATTCGACATGCTGCACCATTTGCGAATGGCGGACCCTAACGTTCTATCAAACAGTGGCGACAGTGATCGCCGTGTCCAACTGAATCGCTTGCTTGAACATATTCTGGATGGATTACCGGAGCTTTCGAACGCGATCGCCGCGCGATACCTGATTCATACTGGAACCACGCAATCGTTGACGGGCGTTTCACCAACGGTTTCATTGTTGCACTCGAAAGAAGCTAAATAA
- a CDS encoding acyl-CoA dehydrogenase family protein, with protein sequence MKTNEAQIDSPSANSMDALCDALRHSASRWQTNADWPGESLALCGLAGVYRWFLPQSEGGIGWSAEDQTRGYLRLAEADFTTTFVITQYMGAIRRIMSSGNHAMIDHWIERLVSGEQFGTVGVSHLTTSRRHLSRPAMLATETASGFCLDGLSPWVTGAPHADMFVVGATMADGREILAAVPASTPGIVAGKGINLIALSASCTDQVRFDSVAIDREWVLAGPAENVMSVGSGGSTGGLQTSTLAVGVSRAATNFLADEATRRPELRQVSAGLTRELDQLQVALIQAGRGDDTATNCDPSIIRGDANRLVMRTTQAALVAAKGAGFIEGHLAGRLCQQALFFLVWSCPPPVSQSHLCELAGIEQMDPWQ encoded by the coding sequence ATGAAGACAAATGAAGCACAAATTGACTCGCCAAGCGCCAATTCGATGGACGCTCTGTGCGACGCACTGCGTCATTCGGCTTCGCGATGGCAGACCAATGCGGATTGGCCAGGCGAGTCGTTGGCGTTGTGCGGTTTAGCGGGAGTTTACCGGTGGTTCTTGCCTCAAAGCGAGGGTGGGATAGGGTGGTCCGCCGAAGACCAAACGCGTGGCTATCTGCGATTGGCGGAAGCTGATTTTACAACCACGTTTGTGATCACCCAGTACATGGGCGCAATCCGCCGAATCATGAGCAGCGGTAACCATGCGATGATCGACCATTGGATCGAGCGTTTGGTCAGTGGCGAACAATTTGGGACCGTGGGAGTCAGCCATCTGACCACGAGCCGCCGCCACTTGAGCCGCCCCGCGATGTTGGCGACAGAAACGGCGTCTGGGTTTTGTCTCGATGGCCTGTCGCCGTGGGTGACCGGTGCGCCGCACGCAGACATGTTCGTCGTCGGAGCGACGATGGCGGATGGTCGCGAAATCCTAGCCGCAGTCCCAGCGAGCACGCCCGGGATTGTCGCCGGAAAAGGGATCAATTTGATCGCCCTGTCGGCCAGCTGTACCGATCAAGTCAGGTTTGACAGCGTAGCGATTGATCGCGAATGGGTTTTGGCCGGTCCCGCCGAGAACGTGATGAGCGTGGGCAGTGGTGGAAGTACGGGCGGACTGCAGACGTCAACTTTGGCGGTCGGTGTGTCACGGGCGGCAACGAACTTTTTGGCTGACGAAGCAACCCGGCGACCCGAGTTGCGGCAAGTCAGCGCCGGATTGACTCGAGAGCTAGATCAGTTGCAGGTAGCGCTGATCCAAGCCGGACGTGGCGACGATACGGCTACGAATTGCGATCCGTCAATCATCCGAGGCGACGCCAACCGATTGGTGATGCGAACCACTCAGGCGGCATTAGTTGCCGCGAAAGGCGCCGGCTTTATCGAAGGGCATTTGGCGGGACGCTTATGTCAGCAAGCATTGTTTTTCTTGGTCTGGAGCTGTCCGCCGCCGGTAAGTCAGTCGCATCTGTGCGAGTTGGCGGGCATCGAGCAGATGGATCCGTGGCAATAG
- a CDS encoding DUF1853 family protein codes for MPLPPPANREQLCRDLCWAINSKALINCGPTIAPVATVEIDVNHLSHFFSGGPPRRVGRYFEKLVLYWLTHVRKVNVITHAMPIRSGKTTLGEIDFLFRDENDQLNHLEVAVKFYLYQPDHPVDGSHFVGPNRQDTFERKMDRIFTHQLPLSRTHVADVQVRNAIVKGRIFYPNDCALPTHYPNRLANDHLRGGVFHQQELNDTERFSGAMFCFSTKPFWLSDQTTDPDDIRVLDLAEFTEKVEHRFASDPTPVLATRLIHRDGAMIEAERFFVLSR; via the coding sequence ATGCCGTTGCCGCCGCCCGCGAATCGTGAACAACTTTGTCGCGACCTCTGCTGGGCCATCAACAGCAAGGCGTTGATCAACTGCGGACCAACGATTGCGCCAGTCGCCACCGTTGAAATCGACGTAAATCATCTGAGCCACTTTTTCAGCGGCGGGCCGCCTCGCCGTGTCGGTCGGTACTTTGAAAAACTTGTGCTCTATTGGCTAACCCACGTACGCAAAGTCAACGTGATTACGCACGCGATGCCAATCCGAAGTGGCAAGACGACACTCGGCGAGATCGACTTTCTATTTCGAGACGAAAACGACCAGCTCAATCATCTCGAAGTGGCGGTCAAGTTCTATCTCTACCAGCCTGATCATCCCGTCGATGGCAGCCACTTTGTTGGTCCGAATCGCCAGGACACGTTCGAGCGAAAGATGGACCGCATCTTTACGCACCAACTGCCGCTTAGCAGGACTCATGTCGCAGACGTGCAAGTTCGAAACGCCATCGTGAAGGGACGAATCTTCTATCCAAACGACTGCGCTTTACCAACACACTATCCCAACCGACTGGCAAACGACCACCTCCGAGGCGGCGTCTTTCACCAGCAAGAACTTAATGACACTGAGCGTTTCTCCGGTGCAATGTTCTGCTTTTCCACGAAGCCGTTCTGGTTGTCGGATCAAACGACCGATCCAGACGACATCCGAGTATTGGACCTAGCCGAGTTCACCGAGAAAGTTGAGCACCGCTTTGCGTCAGACCCAACACCGGTTCTGGCTACTCGATTGATCCATCGCGATGGCGCGATGATTGAAGCCGAACGCTTCTTTGTGCTTAGCCGCTAG
- a CDS encoding ABC transporter ATP-binding protein, whose translation MVHCNGMDATNQTAVFRAVDVAKIYQMGEVAVHALRGVTMELYEHEFVVLLGASGSGKSTLLNILGGLDVPTSGTVHYEQKELTASDDAELTLYRRENVGFVFQFYNLIPSLTARENVELITEIAKSPMHAMDALDLVRMKERANHFPAQLSGGEQQRVAIARAIAKNPKVLLCDEPTGALDVQTGIIVLEAIARINHELGTTTAVITHNAAISKMADRVISLSDGQISGVEVNTSKIAASELSW comes from the coding sequence ATGGTACATTGTAATGGTATGGACGCCACGAATCAGACTGCCGTTTTTCGCGCTGTTGATGTTGCCAAGATTTACCAGATGGGTGAAGTGGCCGTTCATGCGCTTCGCGGCGTGACGATGGAACTGTATGAACACGAATTTGTTGTTCTGCTGGGGGCATCCGGAAGCGGGAAATCGACCCTGCTGAACATCTTGGGTGGGCTGGACGTGCCGACGTCAGGGACGGTCCATTACGAACAGAAGGAATTGACGGCTAGCGACGATGCTGAGTTGACTCTCTATCGACGCGAGAATGTGGGGTTTGTGTTTCAGTTCTATAATTTGATCCCGAGTTTGACGGCTCGCGAAAACGTGGAACTAATCACCGAGATCGCCAAGTCGCCGATGCATGCAATGGACGCACTCGATCTGGTGCGAATGAAGGAACGAGCGAACCACTTTCCGGCTCAGCTTTCAGGCGGTGAACAACAGCGTGTCGCCATCGCGCGGGCGATCGCCAAGAATCCCAAAGTGTTGTTGTGTGACGAACCGACCGGAGCACTTGATGTGCAGACTGGCATCATCGTGTTGGAAGCGATCGCACGGATCAACCACGAACTTGGCACGACGACGGCTGTCATCACGCACAACGCGGCAATTTCAAAGATGGCTGACCGAGTCATCTCGTTGTCCGATGGACAGATTTCGGGTGTTGAAGTGAATACGTCGAAAATCGCCGCGTCGGAGCTGTCGTGGTGA